A segment of the Acidimicrobiales bacterium genome:
CGGAGCCGGTCCTCCAGCGTGGAGATGGCGTCAGGAGGTCGGTCGGAGGACAACACCACCTGGCGGTCGGCCTGGTGGAGGGACTCGAAGGTGTGGAAGAGCTCCTCCTGGAGCTGCTCGCGACCCTCGATGAACTGGATGTCGTCGAGGAGCAGCACGTCGACGGCCCGGTAGTGCTCCTTGAAGTCGGCCATGCGGGCTCGCCCGAGGCGGATGGCGTCGACGAACTGGTTCAGGAACTGCTCGGTGGAGACGTAGCGGACCCGGTAGGACGGGTAGTTGACGGCCACATAGTTGGCGATGGCCTGGAGGAGGTGGGTCTTGCCCAGGCCGGCGTCGCCGTAGATGAACAACGGGTTGTAGGACCGGGCCGGGGTCTCGGCGACGCTGAGGGCGGCGGCGTGGGCGAAGCGGTTCGACGTGCCGGTGACGAAGGCCTCGAACGTGTAGCGGCTGTTGACCGGCTGTCCGGGGAGGGCCCCGCTGCGGGTGTCACCGATGTCGGCGGCCGGACGATCGGGGAGCGGAACGGGCGATCGAAACCCGGTGTCGGGGGCGAGGAGCTCGTCGTCGAGGCTGGGGACGGCACTGTGGACATCGTCGAGGTCCGAGGCGTCGTCGTCGGCGATGGCGGTGCGCACCTGGAGCTCGAGGCGCAGGCCCGGCCGTCCGATGTCGGCCAGCGCCCCTTCCACCAGGGTGAGGTACCGGTGCTCGATCTTGTCCTTCACGACGCTGC
Coding sequences within it:
- the dnaA gene encoding chromosomal replication initiator protein DnaA, which encodes MDQAEPLWTACADVLREQVSEAVWLTTFSSVAPLDLHDGRLSLAVPSSVVKDKIEHRYLTLVEGALADIGRPGLRLELQVRTAIADDDASDLDDVHSAVPSLDDELLAPDTGFRSPVPLPDRPAADIGDTRSGALPGQPVNSRYTFEAFVTGTSNRFAHAAALSVAETPARSYNPLFIYGDAGLGKTHLLQAIANYVAVNYPSYRVRYVSTEQFLNQFVDAIRLGRARMADFKEHYRAVDVLLLDDIQFIEGREQLQEELFHTFESLHQADRQVVLSSDRPPDAISTLEDRLRSRFKMGLTTEINHPELETRLAILRKKAEREPVDPPAEVLEFIATHITNNIRELEGALIRVCAYGSLTRQPLSVPLVQEVLDDILSDTKPRPITPDLILERTAEMFGYPIEEITGKSRRRPLVTARQISMYVFRELTDLSYPAIAREFGGRDHTTVIHAVEKIGGLMKERRQIYDQVTELIQRIKAG